One Pseudorhodoplanes sinuspersici DNA segment encodes these proteins:
- the clpA gene encoding ATP-dependent Clp protease ATP-binding subunit ClpA, whose product MPSFSRSLEQSLHRALALANERHHEYATLEHLLLALLDDSDAAAVMRACNVDLDKLRRSLTAYLEAELENLITDGGEDSKPTAGFQRVIQRAVIHVQSSGREEVTGANVLVAIFAERESHAAYFLQEQDMTRYDAVNYISHGIAKRPGLTESRPVRGADEDTDAKGGDESKKKGDALEAYCVNLNKKAKEGKIDPLIGRDAEISRTIQVLCRRQKNNPLFVGDAGVGKTAIAEGLARRIVHGEVPDVLKNSTVFSLDMGTLLAGTRYRGDFEERLKQVIKEIEATPGAIMFIDEIHTVIGAGATSGGAMDASNLLKPALASGSLRCIGSTTYKEYRQYFEKDRALVRRFQKIDVNEPSVPDAIEILKGLKPYFEEYHKLKYTNDAIKAAVELSARYIHDRKLPDKAIDVIDESGAAQMLLPDSKRKKTIGIKEVETTIATMARIPPKTVSKDDAAVLQHLEHTLKTVVYGQDKAVESLSASIKLARAGLREPEKPIGCYLFSGPTGVGKTEVAKQLAASLGVELIRFDMSEYMERHTVSRLIGAPPGYVGFDQGGLLTDGVDQHPHCVLLLDEIEKAHPDLFNVLLQIMDHGKLTDHNGKQVSFRNVILIMTTNAGAADLAKGTYGFTRNKREGDDVEAINRLFAPEFRNRLDATITFAHLSQDVISKVVEKFVLQLEAQLADRNVTIELSDEASRWLIANGYDELMGARPMARVIQENIKKPLADEVLFGKLKDGGHVKVVVVKNEAGRDALGFEYVEGPVTPKPEKLPAAGAKPKRKPPQRKPKPPSGSGGKGGPGGTDPSGRGSVPKVPLVKV is encoded by the coding sequence ATGCCAAGTTTCTCGCGCAGCCTTGAACAATCGCTTCACCGGGCACTCGCGCTCGCCAATGAGCGGCATCACGAATACGCGACATTGGAACACCTGCTGCTGGCGCTGCTGGATGACTCCGATGCCGCGGCCGTGATGCGCGCCTGCAATGTCGATCTCGACAAGCTGCGCCGCTCGCTGACGGCCTATCTGGAAGCGGAACTCGAGAACCTGATTACCGACGGCGGTGAGGATTCAAAGCCGACCGCCGGGTTCCAGCGCGTCATCCAGCGCGCCGTCATCCATGTCCAGTCCTCCGGCCGCGAGGAGGTGACCGGTGCCAATGTGCTGGTTGCGATCTTCGCCGAGCGTGAGAGCCATGCAGCGTATTTCCTGCAGGAACAGGATATGACGCGCTACGACGCCGTGAATTACATCAGCCACGGCATTGCCAAGCGCCCGGGTCTGACCGAGTCGCGCCCGGTCCGGGGTGCTGACGAGGATACCGACGCCAAGGGCGGCGACGAGTCGAAGAAGAAGGGCGACGCCCTAGAGGCTTACTGCGTCAACCTCAACAAGAAGGCGAAAGAGGGCAAGATCGATCCGCTGATTGGCCGCGATGCCGAGATCAGCCGCACGATCCAGGTCTTGTGCCGCCGCCAAAAGAACAATCCGCTCTTCGTTGGCGATGCCGGCGTCGGCAAGACCGCGATTGCGGAAGGCCTGGCGCGTCGTATCGTCCACGGCGAAGTCCCTGACGTGCTGAAGAATTCGACGGTCTTCTCGCTTGACATGGGCACCTTGCTGGCCGGAACCCGCTATCGCGGCGACTTTGAAGAGCGCCTGAAACAGGTGATCAAGGAGATCGAGGCCACCCCCGGCGCGATCATGTTCATCGACGAGATCCACACGGTCATCGGCGCCGGTGCAACTTCCGGTGGCGCAATGGATGCGTCTAACCTGTTGAAGCCCGCTTTGGCCTCCGGGTCGCTGCGTTGCATCGGCTCGACCACCTACAAGGAATATCGCCAGTATTTCGAGAAGGACCGGGCGCTGGTTCGCCGGTTCCAGAAGATCGACGTCAACGAGCCGTCGGTGCCGGATGCGATCGAAATCCTCAAAGGTCTGAAGCCGTATTTCGAAGAATACCACAAGCTGAAATACACCAACGATGCCATCAAGGCAGCGGTGGAACTGTCGGCCCGCTACATCCACGACCGCAAGCTGCCGGACAAGGCGATCGACGTGATCGACGAGTCCGGTGCGGCGCAGATGTTGCTGCCGGATTCCAAGCGCAAGAAGACCATCGGCATCAAGGAAGTGGAGACCACCATCGCGACGATGGCACGGATCCCGCCAAAGACCGTGTCGAAGGATGATGCCGCAGTGCTGCAGCATCTCGAGCACACGCTGAAGACGGTGGTCTATGGTCAGGACAAGGCCGTGGAATCGCTGTCGGCTTCGATCAAGTTGGCGCGTGCTGGCCTGCGCGAACCGGAAAAGCCGATTGGCTGCTATCTGTTCTCAGGCCCGACCGGCGTCGGCAAGACCGAAGTCGCAAAGCAGCTTGCGGCCTCTCTCGGGGTCGAACTGATCCGCTTCGACATGTCGGAATATATGGAACGCCACACCGTCTCACGGTTGATCGGCGCGCCTCCCGGCTATGTCGGCTTCGATCAGGGAGGCCTGCTCACCGATGGCGTCGACCAGCATCCGCATTGCGTGTTGCTGCTTGATGAGATCGAGAAGGCGCATCCGGATCTGTTCAACGTGCTGTTGCAGATCATGGATCACGGCAAGCTTACCGACCACAATGGCAAGCAGGTCAGCTTCCGCAACGTGATCCTGATCATGACCACGAATGCTGGCGCAGCCGATCTCGCCAAGGGCACCTATGGCTTCACCCGCAACAAACGGGAGGGCGATGATGTCGAGGCGATCAACCGGCTCTTTGCACCGGAATTCCGCAATCGTCTCGATGCCACCATCACCTTCGCGCATCTGTCGCAGGACGTCATCTCGAAGGTTGTCGAGAAATTCGTGCTGCAGCTTGAGGCTCAGCTCGCCGACCGCAATGTTACGATCGAATTGTCGGACGAGGCGTCGCGCTGGCTGATCGCAAACGGTTACGATGAACTCATGGGTGCGCGGCCGATGGCCCGCGTGATCCAGGAAAACATCAAGAAACCGCTTGCCGACGAGGTGCTGTTCGGCAAGCTCAAGGACGGCGGCCATGTCAAGGTGGTCGTGGTGAAGAACGAAGCGGGCCGGGATGCGCTCGGTTTCGAGTATGTCGAAGGCCCGGTTACGCCGAAGCCGGAGAAGCTGCCGGCCGCCGGCGCAAAGCCGAAGCGCAAACCGCCGCAGCGTAAGCCCAAGCCGCCGTCAGGCTCGGGCGGCAAAGGCGGCCCCGGTGGCACCGATCCATCTGGCCGCGGCTCGGTGCCGAAGGTCCCCTTGGTGAAGGTGTGA
- the clpS gene encoding ATP-dependent Clp protease adapter ClpS, translating to MADDDRKKRQDPGGPGTSVITKTKPQTKRPSMYRVLLLNDDYTPMEFVVHVLERFFNKDREAATQIMLHVHHHGIGECGIYTYEVAETKVTQVMDFARKHHHPLQCVMEKK from the coding sequence ATGGCGGATGACGACCGCAAGAAGCGCCAGGATCCGGGCGGACCAGGCACTTCGGTCATTACCAAGACCAAGCCGCAGACCAAGCGGCCGAGCATGTACCGGGTGTTGCTGCTGAATGACGACTACACGCCGATGGAATTCGTGGTTCACGTTTTGGAACGGTTCTTCAACAAGGACCGGGAGGCGGCGACCCAGATCATGCTGCATGTCCATCATCACGGAATTGGCGAGTGCGGCATCTACACCTACGAGGTCGCCGAAACAAAAGTGACACAGGTCATGGACTTTGCCCGCAAACATCACCATCCTTTGCAATGTGTGATGGAGAAAAAGTAG
- a CDS encoding gallate dioxygenase encodes MARIVGAIATSHTPTIGFAYDRNKQDDPVWAPIFEAYKPIQRWIAEKKPDVLFIIYNDHVTSFFFDHYSAFTLGIDDSYAVADEGGGARALPPVKGHAPLSHHIGMALMADEFDMSFFQDRALDHGCFSPLSMMCPHTPQWPVSIVPLQVGVLQFPIPSALRCWKLGQSLRRAIESYPEDISVAIVATGGLSHQVHGERCGFNNTAWDAQFLDLIERDPVKLTELTHADYARLGGIEGAEVIMWLVMRGALSANIRKIHQTYYLPSVTGIATAIYENEAIESMADTDARYLDHIGRQLQGVEQLPGTYPFTHARSLKGYRLNKFLHRLVEPAHRAHFLAEPEAAFSEAKLSEEERGMVRRRDWRAMIQYGVSFFMLEKLAAVTGSSNLHIYAGMRGQTLEDFMKTRNAPGALYSVAGKDAKQFAWDKEKAPA; translated from the coding sequence ATGGCCAGAATTGTTGGTGCGATCGCGACATCGCACACCCCGACCATCGGCTTTGCCTATGATCGCAACAAGCAGGACGATCCGGTTTGGGCACCGATCTTCGAGGCTTACAAGCCGATCCAGCGCTGGATTGCCGAAAAGAAGCCGGACGTGCTGTTCATCATCTACAACGACCACGTAACGTCATTTTTCTTCGATCACTATTCGGCGTTTACGCTCGGGATCGACGACAGCTATGCGGTTGCCGATGAGGGCGGCGGCGCCCGCGCCCTGCCACCCGTGAAGGGTCACGCGCCGCTGTCGCACCATATCGGCATGGCGCTGATGGCTGACGAATTCGATATGTCATTCTTTCAGGATCGGGCACTCGATCACGGTTGTTTCTCGCCATTGTCGATGATGTGCCCGCACACGCCGCAATGGCCGGTCTCGATTGTGCCGCTGCAGGTCGGTGTATTGCAATTTCCGATTCCGTCGGCGTTGCGGTGCTGGAAGCTCGGCCAGTCGCTGCGCCGTGCCATCGAGAGCTACCCGGAGGATATTTCGGTTGCGATCGTTGCGACGGGTGGGCTTTCGCATCAGGTGCATGGCGAGCGCTGCGGTTTCAACAATACCGCTTGGGACGCGCAGTTTCTCGATCTGATCGAGCGCGACCCGGTCAAGCTCACCGAGCTGACCCACGCTGATTACGCGCGTCTCGGCGGCATCGAGGGCGCGGAGGTCATCATGTGGCTTGTCATGCGCGGTGCGCTATCCGCCAATATCCGCAAGATCCATCAGACTTATTACCTGCCCTCGGTCACCGGCATTGCGACGGCCATTTACGAAAACGAAGCCATCGAATCGATGGCGGACACCGACGCAAGATATCTCGACCATATCGGTCGCCAGCTTCAGGGTGTGGAGCAACTGCCCGGAACCTATCCGTTCACGCATGCCCGCTCGCTGAAGGGCTATCGGCTTAACAAGTTTCTGCATCGTCTGGTCGAGCCGGCGCATCGCGCCCATTTCCTCGCCGAGCCGGAAGCAGCTTTCAGTGAGGCGAAGCTCAGCGAGGAAGAGCGCGGCATGGTGCGGCGGCGCGACTGGCGGGCGATGATCCAGTATGGCGTGAGCTTCTTCATGCTGGAAAAGCTGGCCGCGGTCACCGGCTCTTCCAATCTCCATATCTATGCGGGGATGCGCGGGCAGACGCTGGAGGATTTCATGAAGACCCGCAATGCACCCGGCGCGCTCTATTCGGTCGCCGGCAAGGATGCGAAACAATTCGCCTGGGACAAGGAGAAGGCGCCCGCCTGA
- a CDS encoding serine hydrolase has product MFRVSTKASFGLRCSVVVFVSAFAFVSLTASADARSKRKSFSKRAAVSQSYSPRYADIVVDANTGDVLHSTNPDAQRHPASLTKIMTLYLLFERLEAGKIRLDSQMEVSAHASAQAPTKLGLRPGQTLMVEDAIKALVTKSANDAAVVVAEALAGSEDQFAVLMTRKARALRMTRTVYKNASGLPNSDQVTTARDQALLGLAIQDRFPRYYRYFATESFAYRGVRMANHNRLLGRVQGVTGIKTGYTNASGFNLVSAVQRGDRRLVAVVLGGASGGARDAKMRSLIEQKISLAAVKRTAPKIVEVADASVAFPTPIGSPGPAAQPVPAPQPAAAPAQAERPVERPVRVASAAANVPTKSASQSEQPTPGSTEPIRPRLVKTLSVKAGPVRTASAPMSLLAPEPIATRTSNGEPARTETISDALPPAPPGARPGVLGVLSSRDLASRDEMPRTVTASVTPMPVPAARVEAAAPVQTAKAETPTVSETKKRSGWIIQVGAFEDASEAKEKLADAKNKTSLLKDAEPFTEIFEKGDKRYYRARFAGLRESAAEQACRQLKKNQIACFAVKN; this is encoded by the coding sequence ATGTTTCGCGTATCGACCAAGGCCTCGTTTGGCCTACGTTGTAGCGTTGTCGTTTTTGTATCGGCTTTTGCATTTGTTTCGCTGACGGCATCTGCCGACGCGCGCAGCAAACGCAAATCTTTTTCAAAGCGCGCTGCAGTCAGCCAATCCTACAGCCCTCGCTATGCCGACATCGTCGTCGACGCCAACACCGGCGACGTCCTTCATTCGACCAATCCCGACGCGCAGCGTCATCCAGCGTCGCTCACCAAAATCATGACGCTCTATCTCCTTTTCGAGCGGCTTGAAGCTGGCAAGATCAGGCTCGATAGCCAGATGGAAGTGTCGGCCCATGCCAGCGCTCAGGCGCCGACCAAACTCGGCTTGCGTCCTGGACAAACGCTGATGGTCGAAGACGCCATCAAGGCGCTGGTGACGAAATCGGCCAATGACGCCGCTGTTGTGGTTGCCGAAGCGCTAGCCGGCTCGGAAGATCAGTTTGCCGTCCTCATGACCCGCAAGGCGCGCGCACTGCGGATGACGCGCACGGTCTACAAGAATGCCTCCGGCCTGCCGAATTCGGATCAGGTGACGACAGCCCGCGACCAAGCCTTACTCGGTCTCGCCATCCAGGATCGTTTTCCGCGTTATTATCGTTACTTCGCGACCGAGTCCTTTGCCTATCGCGGCGTCCGCATGGCCAACCACAACCGGCTGCTCGGACGCGTTCAGGGCGTGACCGGGATCAAGACCGGCTACACCAATGCGTCAGGATTCAATCTCGTCAGTGCGGTGCAGCGTGGCGATCGCCGGCTTGTTGCAGTCGTCCTCGGCGGCGCTTCGGGCGGTGCGCGCGATGCGAAGATGCGCAGCCTGATCGAGCAGAAAATCTCGCTCGCCGCGGTGAAGCGCACAGCGCCGAAGATCGTTGAAGTTGCCGACGCCAGCGTGGCCTTCCCAACACCGATTGGTTCCCCAGGTCCAGCCGCGCAGCCAGTTCCTGCGCCCCAGCCTGCAGCGGCTCCCGCGCAAGCTGAACGCCCTGTGGAACGTCCAGTTCGCGTCGCATCGGCTGCGGCGAACGTGCCGACAAAATCCGCTTCCCAATCTGAACAGCCGACACCGGGCTCGACCGAACCGATCAGGCCGCGGCTGGTTAAGACATTGTCGGTCAAAGCAGGCCCGGTCAGGACCGCATCAGCACCGATGTCGCTACTTGCGCCGGAACCGATCGCAACGCGAACATCGAATGGTGAACCGGCACGGACTGAAACCATTTCCGATGCCCTGCCGCCAGCACCGCCTGGTGCGCGGCCCGGCGTCCTAGGAGTTTTGTCATCAAGAGATCTCGCGTCTCGCGATGAGATGCCCCGCACCGTCACGGCTTCAGTGACGCCAATGCCGGTTCCTGCTGCACGCGTTGAAGCCGCAGCTCCGGTTCAAACCGCCAAAGCTGAGACACCAACAGTCAGCGAAACCAAAAAGCGGAGCGGCTGGATCATTCAGGTCGGCGCTTTTGAAGATGCAAGCGAAGCGAAGGAAAAACTCGCTGACGCGAAAAACAAGACAAGCCTGCTGAAGGACGCCGAGCCGTTTACCGAAATTTTTGAAAAAGGCGATAAGCGTTACTACCGGGCACGGTTTGCCGGATTGCGTGAAAGCGCTGCCGAACAGGCGTGCCGTCAGTTGAAGAAAAATCAGATCGCGTGTTTCGCGGTCAAGAACTGA
- a CDS encoding phasin family protein, with the protein MINTFDVKSFEEFQKFGKDSVDASMKAFGAVSKSAQAIAVESVDYSKRAFEDGTAAMEKLFGAKSLESAIEIQQSYLKSAYEGFVAQATKMSELYNDFAKEAYKPYEGYVAKMTPAK; encoded by the coding sequence ATGATCAATACGTTTGACGTGAAGTCCTTCGAAGAATTCCAGAAATTCGGCAAGGACAGTGTGGACGCTTCGATGAAGGCATTCGGTGCCGTGTCCAAGAGCGCGCAGGCGATCGCTGTTGAGAGCGTCGATTACTCGAAGCGCGCTTTCGAAGACGGCACTGCGGCGATGGAAAAGCTGTTCGGCGCCAAGTCGCTCGAATCGGCAATCGAGATTCAGCAGAGCTATCTGAAGAGCGCCTATGAAGGCTTTGTCGCTCAGGCGACCAAGATGAGCGAACTTTACAATGATTTCGCGAAGGAAGCCTACAAGCCTTACGAAGGCTATGTCGCGAAGATGACGCCAGCGAAGTAA
- a CDS encoding TadE/TadG family type IV pilus assembly protein, whose amino-acid sequence MTTLRIATWFSRKLTELKQCQRGNVAMIFGLAIIPIVGLVGVAIDYSRYNSAKTSLQGALDAAALMLSREVSSLSQSELDQKALAYVQANLKQTDLKGLTVTSTYNNASGGELSLHGDASIDTTIASILGVTQMNIADESTIKWGNTKLRVALVLDTTGSMNSAGKMPALKTAAKNLLTQLQSAASNNGDVYVSIVPFSKNVNVGASNYNANWVGWTDWEAEPDILNPTAGGAKPDQNTWYTTSAGSGCPFTSYAQGFGCVSAAQGTTNVSNIPSSGNSSGLICPGRDGGNKISRKIGIIYNGCYNTWTKCVGSNCACSTTNTNICTCSGNGSSKTCQTKPNYYEHTWRPTNTNATYTPALTLNSGVPYATPAHSTWNGCVTDRGTSSGPSNDYDRKVTAPSTGTPASLFPAEQNAYCSPQVMALSYNWTAMKSTIDGLYPDGATNQPIGLVHGWQSLVGGGPFPTPPAKDQNFTYNEVIVLMSDGLNTLDRWYGNGSSTSTSVDKRMYESATVGTCANVKAAGMTIYTVHVNTENGPTSTLLQNCASSPDKFWMVTSGTALNDVFKQIGTELSQLRIAK is encoded by the coding sequence ATGACGACCCTTCGGATTGCCACATGGTTTTCGCGCAAGCTGACGGAGCTCAAACAGTGCCAGCGCGGCAATGTCGCCATGATATTCGGGCTGGCCATTATCCCGATCGTCGGCCTGGTCGGCGTGGCAATCGATTACAGCCGCTACAATTCGGCGAAGACATCGCTTCAGGGTGCCCTTGATGCGGCCGCACTCATGCTCTCGCGCGAAGTGTCCTCGCTCTCGCAGAGCGAACTTGACCAAAAGGCGCTCGCTTATGTTCAGGCGAATTTGAAGCAGACCGATTTGAAAGGTCTGACGGTGACATCGACCTACAATAATGCATCGGGCGGCGAGCTCAGCCTGCATGGGGATGCGAGCATCGACACGACAATCGCCAGCATTCTCGGCGTCACGCAGATGAACATCGCGGACGAGTCGACGATCAAATGGGGTAACACCAAACTGAGAGTCGCGCTGGTTCTCGATACCACCGGCTCGATGAACAGTGCCGGCAAGATGCCCGCGTTGAAGACGGCGGCGAAAAACCTGCTGACGCAATTACAATCGGCCGCCTCGAACAACGGCGACGTCTATGTTTCGATCGTCCCGTTCAGCAAGAACGTCAATGTCGGCGCGAGCAATTACAATGCAAACTGGGTTGGCTGGACCGATTGGGAAGCCGAACCCGACATCTTGAATCCGACGGCGGGGGGCGCGAAGCCGGACCAGAACACTTGGTATACGACAAGCGCCGGATCCGGATGCCCGTTCACTTCTTACGCTCAAGGTTTTGGCTGTGTCTCGGCGGCTCAGGGCACCACGAACGTGTCGAACATTCCCTCGAGCGGAAATTCCAGCGGGCTGATATGTCCCGGTCGCGACGGTGGAAACAAGATATCTAGAAAAATAGGTATCATCTACAACGGCTGCTACAATACCTGGACGAAATGCGTGGGAAGTAACTGCGCCTGCTCCACCACTAACACCAATATCTGCACGTGTTCAGGCAACGGCTCCAGCAAGACCTGCCAGACGAAGCCCAACTATTACGAGCATACCTGGCGCCCAACAAATACGAATGCGACCTACACGCCCGCGCTCACCCTCAATAGTGGGGTTCCATATGCAACGCCGGCACACAGCACCTGGAATGGTTGCGTCACCGATCGCGGCACCTCCAGTGGGCCGAGCAATGATTATGACCGCAAGGTAACGGCACCCAGCACCGGCACTCCCGCCTCGCTGTTCCCGGCAGAACAGAACGCCTATTGCTCACCGCAGGTGATGGCACTGAGCTACAATTGGACTGCGATGAAGTCCACGATCGACGGACTCTATCCAGACGGCGCCACCAATCAGCCGATCGGATTGGTCCATGGCTGGCAGTCGCTGGTCGGCGGCGGTCCCTTCCCGACCCCTCCGGCCAAGGATCAGAACTTCACCTACAATGAGGTGATCGTGCTGATGTCGGATGGCTTGAACACCCTCGACCGCTGGTACGGCAACGGCTCCAGCACCAGTACGTCGGTGGACAAGCGCATGTACGAGTCCGCCACGGTGGGCACGTGCGCCAATGTGAAGGCCGCCGGAATGACGATCTATACCGTGCACGTCAACACGGAAAATGGCCCGACGTCGACATTACTGCAGAACTGCGCGAGCTCGCCCGACAAGTTCTGGATGGTGACGAGCGGTACGGCGCTGAATGATGTTTTCAAACAGATCGGGACAGAACTGTCGCAACTCAGAATCGCGAAGTGA
- a CDS encoding glutathione S-transferase family protein, whose product MADELVLYSNPMSRGRIARWMLEEVGIPYRTEMLDFGVMKSPDYLAINPMGKVPAIKHNGTIVTECAAVCAYLADVFPHAKLAPPLPERGDYYRWLFFASGPLEYAASNRALGFEPPAERQAMMGYGNYNMTLDTLEYAVSANPFIAGNTFSAADVYVGSHIAWGMQFGTIEKRPAFEAYWKKLEHRPAHIRATELDDAAMPAKA is encoded by the coding sequence GTGGCTGACGAACTGGTTTTGTATTCCAATCCCATGTCGCGGGGGCGTATTGCCCGCTGGATGCTGGAAGAAGTGGGTATTCCCTATCGCACCGAGATGCTGGATTTCGGCGTGATGAAGTCGCCGGACTATCTGGCGATCAACCCCATGGGCAAGGTTCCGGCGATCAAGCACAACGGTACGATCGTCACCGAATGCGCGGCGGTCTGCGCTTATCTCGCCGACGTTTTCCCGCATGCCAAGCTCGCCCCGCCGCTGCCTGAGCGTGGCGATTATTACCGTTGGCTGTTCTTTGCCTCCGGCCCGCTGGAATATGCGGCCAGCAATCGCGCGCTCGGCTTCGAGCCACCCGCCGAAAGGCAGGCGATGATGGGATACGGCAATTACAACATGACCCTCGACACGCTGGAATATGCCGTTTCAGCGAACCCCTTCATCGCCGGCAATACCTTCAGCGCCGCCGACGTCTATGTAGGCTCACATATCGCCTGGGGCATGCAATTCGGCACGATCGAGAAGCGGCCGGCTTTCGAAGCCTATTGGAAGAAACTCGAACATCGTCCGGCGCATATCCGGGCAACCGAACTCGACGATGCAGCGATGCCGGCCAAGGCCTGA